The Longimicrobium sp. DNA segment GAGAAGTGGATGCCGCTCCCCAGCCCGGCCGCCGCCAGCGACGCGGCGCCCAGCGGGCCGACCATGATGGTGTCGGTCGTCGTCATCGCCACGCCGCCCAGCTGGCCCACGATGATGGGCCCGGCCAGGCGCAGCAGCTGCCGCACCTCGTGCGCGAACAACCGCCCCCGCCGCCGCCGTCCTCCGGGCGAAAGCCCGCCCCGCGGCCTCCCCCGCTCCAGTGTCGCCGTCCCCATCATCCCCTCCGTCCATTCCCCGTTCTCGATCGATCGCTTCCGATTACTCTCAATTCCTCCAGCATCGCCGGATCTCACGCGGAGCCGCGGAGACGCGGAGGAGCAGCCCCAACACCTCCGCGTCTCCGCGGCTCCGCGTGAGATCCAGCCGGGCCTGGAGACGCCGGGATGCAAGGTGATGCGTCGGGCCCCAATAGCAGAGGGCCCCGCGGTCCGGTGATCCGCGGGGCCCCCTTGCTGCCGTCCAGTCGGCGTCGCCTCAGTTGCGCTCCTGCGCCTGCTGGGCGGCCGTCATGGCCAGCAGCTTGGTGTCGCCCGCGGAGATCAGGGCCTCCGCGAAGTCCTGGCGCTCTTCCAGGACGTTCAGGCGGCTGTCGATGGATACCAGCAGCTCGCGAATGCGGTGCGTATCATTCGGGTCCGCGTTGGAGGCGCGGAGCTTCTGCTGCGTCATCACCTCCAGCAGCGCGCCCAGGCGCTTGGAGAGCGGACGCAGGATCAGCACGGCCCCCGTGGTGAGGGTCAGCGTGACCAGCACGGTCAGCGAGACGATGTCACCCGAATTCATGGAAGCTCCTTCAGGTTCGGGGCCGGTGCGGCACCTTCCGCGACCGCGGCCGGGGGGTCCGGGCGAACGAACCGCCGCACATCACCCCCTTTCGCAAACGTATGCGGAAAGCCCGGAACGGGCAATGCCTTCGCGCAAGGGGGCGCGGGGGACGGGCGTCAGGCCGCGGTGGCGCCGGAGCGGACGCCGGCGGGCGCGCGCCGCGGCGATTTCGTCTTCCGCCGCTGCTCCAGCCAGGCGGGGATGCGGATGGCGAGGAGGACGGCCAGCACCGCGGCGTAGACCAGCGGCTCGCGCACGTCCTTCTTCACCGACCACAGGAAGTGGATCACCCCCAGCACCGCCGCGGCGTAGACCAGCCGGTGCAGCTTCACCCAGCGCGGCCCCAGCCGCCGGATGCTCGCCTTCGTGGACGTGAGGGCGAGGGGGACGAGGAGGCAGAACGCGGTGAAGCCGGCGGTCACGTACGGATGCTTCACCACGTCGGCCACGATGTACGCCGGCGCGAACGCCTGGTCGCCCAGGTAGATGAAGAAGTGCAGCACGGCGTAGAAGAAGGCGAACAGCCCCAGCGGCCGCCGCGCGGCGATCACGCCGTTCCACCCGCTGATGCGCCGCACCGGCGAAACCGCCAGCGTGCACAGGAGGAGGACCAGCACCGCCTTTCCCGTGCGGTGGGTGATGTCCTTCACCGGGTCCGCCTCCAGCGTCCCCGTCACGCCCGCCGTGACGAGGAGGACCATCGGCAGAAGCCCGCCGGTCCAGACGGCGGGCTTCAGCACCCTGCGGAGCACGCGCTCGGCGCCGGAGCTCAGAAGTACCTCCGCAGGTCCATCCCCCGGTACAGCCCGGCCACCTGCCCGGCGTAGCCGTTGAACGGGAGCGTCGCGCGGCGCTTGAACCAGCCGTCGCCGATGCGGCGCTCGCGGGCCTGGCTCCAGCGCGGGTGGTCGACGGCGGGGTTCACGTTGGCGTAGAAGCCGTATTCGTTGGCCGCGGCCCGGTTCCACGCCGTCTGCGGCTGCTGCGCGGTGAAGCGGATGCGCACGATGGATTTGATGGACTTGAATCCGTATTTCCACGGCACCACCAGCCGCAGCGGCGCGCCGTTCTGCGCGGGGAGCGGGCGGCCGTAGATCCCCGTCGCGAGAAGTGTCAGGGGATGCATCGCCTCGTCCATCCGCAGCCCCTCCACGTACGGCCAGTCGAGCACGCTGCGGCGCTGTCCGGGCATCTGCTCGGGGTCCAGCAGCGTGGTGAACTCCACGAACTTCGCGGAGGGCTGCGGCTGCGCGCGGGTGACGACGTCGCGCAGCGGGATGCCATCCCACGGGATCACCATCGACCACGCCTCCACGCAGCGGAAGCGGTAGGTGCGGTGCACGGTCTGGCTCGCGCGGACCAGGTCGTCCAGCGCGTAGCGGCCGGGGCGCGCGCACAGCCCGTCCACCAGCACCGTCCACGGGCGGACGCGGAGCTTGCCCGGGGCGTTGGCGGCCGGGTCCTCCTTCCCCGTGCCGTACTCGTAGAAGTTGTTGTAGCTGGTGATCTGCTCCCAGCTGTTGGGCTCGTCGTCCTGCGCGCCCTCGGCCACCGTGCACGCCCCCAGCAGCGTGGACGCGCCGGCGGCGGAGAGCGCGGCGGCCGCGGCGGTGCCCAGGAAGCGGCGCCGGTCCAGGTAGTCGCGCTCCGGCGTGATCTCGGACGACGGGATGTCGTCGGGCCTGCGGATCAGCATGGGAACCTCTCGTTCTTCGTTCGATCTGACAGCGGTATCGGCGGCACGACGGATCTTTCGGTGCGGCTCGATCCATCTTCGTGCAAGACAGCCAAAGCGATGGTGGGAGATGGACCTGGGTGCGTCTCGCCGGCGCCGCGGCCCTCTCCCCCCGCCCCCTCCCCAAAACTGCCTGGGGGAGGGGAAGATCTCAGGGTGAGGAGAGGCATCCGCGGCTCCGAGGCGGCATCCTGCCCGCCTCGCTGGCCTCCTCCGATCGGATGCAGGAGCGCGGCCAACGTGATACTCCGTCGCGGGATGCGGCGATGGCGGACGGTCACGGGAGATGCGGGGCGCGGTCGCCCGCGCCCCTGATTACCTCACCGCGCTGCCGGATCTCGGGCCAGCGCCTCGAGGCGGGCGATGCGCTCCTCCATCGGCGGGTGGGTGGAGAACCACTTGGTGAAGCCGCCGCCGCTCACCGCCGCGAGCGGGTTCACCTGCGCCAGCGGGGCCACCGCGGGCGACACGTCCATGGGGATGCGGTGCGCGCCCATCTCCAGCTTGCGCAGCGCGTTGGCCAGCGAGCGCGGGCGGCCGCTGATCTGCGCGCCCACCGCGTCGGCCTTGAACTCGCGCTGGCGGCTGATGGCGAGCTGCACGACCATGGCGGCCAGCGGCGCCAGCAGCAGCATGGCGATCATCACGAACGGGTGCACGTCGCGCCGGTCGCGGCCGCCGCCGAAGAAGAAGCCGAAGTGCGCCAGGTTGCTGATGGCGCCCGCCAGCGTGGCGGTGACCGTCATCAGCAGCATGTCGCGGTTCTTGATGTGCGCCAGCTCGTGGGCGATGACGCCCTCCAGCTCGTCGGGGCTCACCGCGCGCAGGATGCCCTCGGTGACGCAGACCACGGCGTGCTCGGGGTCGCGGCCGGTGGCGAAGGCGTTGGGCTGCACGTGCGGCGCGAGGGCGACCGTGGGCATCGGCAGCCCGGCGCGCTGGCGCAGGCGGTCGACCATGGCGTACAGCTCGGGCGCCTGCGCCTGGTCCACCACCTGCGCGCCGTACATGCGCAGCACCATCTGCGCGCTGGCGAAG contains these protein-coding regions:
- a CDS encoding protein-methionine-sulfoxide reductase heme-binding subunit MsrQ, with translation MLRRVLKPAVWTGGLLPMVLLVTAGVTGTLEADPVKDITHRTGKAVLVLLLCTLAVSPVRRISGWNGVIAARRPLGLFAFFYAVLHFFIYLGDQAFAPAYIVADVVKHPYVTAGFTAFCLLVPLALTSTKASIRRLGPRWVKLHRLVYAAAVLGVIHFLWSVKKDVREPLVYAAVLAVLLAIRIPAWLEQRRKTKSPRRAPAGVRSGATAA
- a CDS encoding zinc metalloprotease HtpX, with product MNNVKVFLMMAGLTALLGAVGSMISGQSGLVMALVLAVGMNFFAYFASAQMVLRMYGAQVVDQAQAPELYAMVDRLRQRAGLPMPTVALAPHVQPNAFATGRDPEHAVVCVTEGILRAVSPDELEGVIAHELAHIKNRDMLLMTVTATLAGAISNLAHFGFFFGGGRDRRDVHPFVMIAMLLLAPLAAMVVQLAISRQREFKADAVGAQISGRPRSLANALRKLEMGAHRIPMDVSPAVAPLAQVNPLAAVSGGGFTKWFSTHPPMEERIARLEALARDPAAR
- the msrP gene encoding protein-methionine-sulfoxide reductase catalytic subunit MsrP — protein: MLIRRPDDIPSSEITPERDYLDRRRFLGTAAAAALSAAGASTLLGACTVAEGAQDDEPNSWEQITSYNNFYEYGTGKEDPAANAPGKLRVRPWTVLVDGLCARPGRYALDDLVRASQTVHRTYRFRCVEAWSMVIPWDGIPLRDVVTRAQPQPSAKFVEFTTLLDPEQMPGQRRSVLDWPYVEGLRMDEAMHPLTLLATGIYGRPLPAQNGAPLRLVVPWKYGFKSIKSIVRIRFTAQQPQTAWNRAAANEYGFYANVNPAVDHPRWSQARERRIGDGWFKRRATLPFNGYAGQVAGLYRGMDLRRYF